The following proteins come from a genomic window of Dreissena polymorpha isolate Duluth1 chromosome 1, UMN_Dpol_1.0, whole genome shotgun sequence:
- the LOC127853782 gene encoding transcription intermediary factor 1-alpha-like: MATFSQSTIETCSDSFIDFCCSPCLEHKIDQSAELYCDTCQKFYCAECVTLHGQLFGKHVTYGRGDTSKWPASKEVQDFLLKCDLHEDKHLEMYCNNHSQLCCTNCAFLNHRLCTKVTLISESARGPLPDLQQLSRKIQTILEEVKKLENHWNTNMLTVQASYDKLLDEIRDTRQTINIILDKIEKNTIQELDDKMTSLKASIKTDLDNCIKLKNELKQLSGAINDIIDKGKAELTFIASKKCLEQVKQSETYLKENSVQVESSLTFQADSDVPQYLSKLSGLGKIVLSTKEIFVLGDPDQVFTVQGKSEYNVHLPSDSRICTIIAICVLSDDEILVADQDNKRVKLLNHQYQVVGHCDLTGYPMDMCKITPSEVAVAVKNFEVQFVSVNGGQLVKGRKLQFQHRCYGIAHNLQDLYLTSWKSLYKYSMNGTLLNKVYEDTSDKCTELKCAVSPSGDKIFVIHHSYEVLTLATDGTVLHTFTDPDLQKPYSIHVTDLGQVLVICGRSSKTIIQLDGEGKKKLATLASEWDGLAYPVSVYFYRSTASIIVGQTARNNILVFKVK; this comes from the exons ATGGCTACATTTTCTCAATCAACAATTGAAACATGCTCTGATTCTTTTATAGACTTTTGTTGTTCGCCGTGTCTTGAGCACAAAATTGACCAGTCGGCAGAGTTGTACTGCGATACCTGTCAGAAATTTTATTGTGCAGAATGTGTCACTCTTCATGGTCAGTTATTTGGGAAACATGTGACGTATGGAAGGGGAGACACAAGTAAGTGGCCAGCGTCCAAGGAAGTGCAGGATTTCCTTCTGAAGTGTGACCTTCATGAAGACAAACAtctagaaatgtactgcaataaccacagtcagctgtgctgcactaATTGTGCTTTCCTCAATCACAG ACTGTGTACTAAAGTAACACTTATATCTGAGTCAGCCAGAGGACCTCTGCCAGACTTGCAGCAACTATCAAGAAAGATCCAAACTATACTCGAAGAAGTCAAGAAACTTGAGAACCATTGGAACACCAACATGCTGACTGTGCAAGCTTCATACGACAAACTATTAGATGAAATACGTGACACACGCCAgacaataaatatcattttagacaagattgaaaaaaacactatacaagaGCTAGATGATAAGATGACCAGTCTAAAAGCTTCTATTAAGACTGATTTAGACAACTGCATCAAGCTTAAAAATGAACTAAAACAACTCAGTGGCGCAATAAATGACATTATTGATAAGGGCAAAGCAGAACTCACATTTATTGCAAGTAAGAAATGTCTGGAACAAGTAAAGCAATCTGAAACTTATCTGAAGGAGAACTCTGTTCAGGTAGAAAGTTCACTGACATTCCAGGCAGACAGTGATGTTCCACAGTACTTGTCTAAATTGTCAGGTCTTGGGAAGATTGTACTCAGTACCAAGGAAATATTCGTGTTAGGTGATCCAGACCAGGTATTCACTGTGCAAGGAAAGTCAGAGTATAATGTGCACCTACCAAGTGATTCAAGGATCTGCACTATCATTGCCATCTGTGTTCTCTCTGATGATGAGATCCTTGTTGCAGATCAAGATAATAAACGAGTTAAGCTACTCAATCATCAATACCAGGTGGTGGGACATTGTGATTTAACTGGTTATCCAATGGACATGTGTAAAATCACACCAAGTGAAGTAGCTGTTGCTGTGAAAAATTTTGAGGTCCAGTTTGTCTCTGTGAATGGTGGGCAGCTGGTTAAGGGCAGGAAGTTGCAGTTTCAACATAGATGTTATGGTATTGCTCATAATCTGCAAGACCTGTATCTCACCTCTTGGAAATCACTTTACAAGTATTCAATGAACGGAACCTTGTTGAATAAAGTGTATGAAGATACATCAGACAAATGCACAG AATTGAAATGTGCAGTGAGTCCTTCAGGTGACAAGATATTTGTCATCCACCATTCCTACGAGGTCCTCACCTTGGCCACAGATGGCACAGTTCTCCACACCTTCACCGACCCAGACCTGCAAAAACCATATAGTATCCATGTTACTGATCTGGGACAGGTTCTGGTCATCTGTGGAAGGTCATCCAAGACTATCATTCAGCTGGATGGTGAAGGCAAGAAGAAGCTGGCAACTCTTGCTTCCGAGTGGGATGGACTAGCTTACCCAGTGTCAGTCTATTTCTATAGGAGCAcagcatccatcattgtgggacaaaCGGCTAGGAACAACATCCTAGtgttta